From one Thunnus maccoyii chromosome 6, fThuMac1.1, whole genome shotgun sequence genomic stretch:
- the elna gene encoding elastin a isoform X9, whose translation MANRNILLLFCGLFLIALIQPSLQGGLPPGAGIGPGGTGPGTGFFPGSTGGVPAGYKPAKAAGGYGAGARGVGTGGLVPGGVGPGGYGVGGLGAGPGGKPPKPGYGSLGVGGLGAGGLGVGGYGGYGGTGGFFPGAGQKAAKRGAGGPLLPGAGTGVVPGGTGTGAALPAGAPVLPQTGLPGGAGVGAGKKAAKLPGVGVPGLYQGGLVPGKGFGGRGVLPGVATGTGLTPKSVGQTGPGAAGRGYGGQLQPGVFHGYPLKTPKVQGAYGAKPGGGKLPYGYGGFGAGGAGLPGGKGYPVGTGVGPSGISPAQAKAAKYGLGVAGGVGGVGGVGGVGGVGGVPGAGGLYPGAGYGAGAKAAKYGLVPGGVPGGVPGGVPGGVPGGVPGGAPLGVPGGVPGGVPGGGPGLPLGGYSPAAKAAKYGLGAGGVGGQAGLGGTGGHAGLAGAAAAKAAKYGVGGLGGVGGLGGAGGLGGAGGLGGAGAYSAAAKAAKYGAAGQQVAGGLGAGGYPAAAAAAAAAAAKAAKYGPGGAGVYPGGAAGGVPGGVPFRPGYGSLAAGAKPPKYGVPGAGLGGAGVPGGAGQVPAGVGYGAYGAGAGVKPPKYGVPGGVGGAGVGPGLVPGGVGAGQYPAAAAAAKAAKYGVPGGIGAGLGAGGAGVGPGLVPGGVGAGQYPAAAAAAAAAKAAKYGVPGGIGAGLGAGVGPGFVPGGVGAGQYPAAAAAAKAAKYGVAGGAGAGLGTGGAGVGPGFVPGGVGAGQYPAAAAAAAKAAKYGVGAGLGGTAGTGGAGVVPGAVPGGFGGYPGGVKPPKYGVTGIGLGVPGATPGQVVSVVPDGSAIVVPGGTGGPVDLKPGKDVGLAGTPRPGVAGGIIQPSAGTGVGGAGVVLPSGVGPTGQGQPVATGVQQPGGVGVGTAGKPPKPILPVPYGAGVVPGTGPGTLPGAKPLKPPGVGGAGIPLAAGGGYSPYHHGYGQGGLTYPGAAGLGGAGAGAKPPKPGYGSLGVGGGFQPGAAPVVPGYGGGYPQQYYPGRGLILTCQQQGGYVPAPLTPQQAKAAKYGPLQGFLGGAGGVPRGGVAGCQGKYCGRRK comes from the exons GTTATGGCAGTCTAGGAGTTGGTGGTCTTGGAGCTGGGGGCCTTGGAGTAG GTGGTTATGGAGGATATGGTGGCACTGGGGGCTTCTTCCCAGGGGCTGGACAGAAGGCTGCTAAAAGAG GTGCTGGAGGCCCTCTGCTACCAGGAGCAG GAACAGGAGTAGTGCCAGGAGGAACAGGAACTGGAGCCGCACTGCCTGCTGGAG ccccTGTCCTTCCTCAGACAGGCCTCCCAGGAGGTGCTGGTGTTGGAGCGGGAAAGAAAGCCGCGAAACTGCCAg GTGTTGGTGTGCCAGGACTTTACCAAGGTGGATTGGTACCAGGAAAAG GGTTTGGTGGACGTGGAGTTCTGCCAGGAGTAGCCACTGGCACTGGCCTGACTCCCAAATCAG TTGGACAGACAGGTCCAGGAGCAG CAGGTCGCGGGTATGGTGGACAGTTACAGCCAGGAGTGTTCCATGGATACCCCCTCAAAACACCCAAAGTTCAAG gTGCTTATGGAGCAAAACCTGGAGGAGGCAAACTTCCCTATG GTTATGGTGGCTTTGGAGCCGGTGGAGCTGGACTTCCAGGAGGGAAAGGATATCCTGTTGGaactg gaGTGGGGCCCAGTGGCATCTCTCCTGCTCAAGCTAAAGCTGCCAAATATG GTTTGGGTGTTGCTGGAGGAGTTGGTGGTGTGGGAGGTGTCGGAGGTGTTGGCGGTGTTGGTGGTGTTCCTGGCGCTGGTGGACTGTATCCAGGAG CAGGCTATGGGGCTGGTGCCAAGGCTGCTAAATATG GACTAGTACCAGGAGGAGTACCAGGAGGAGTACCAGGGGGTGTACCAGGAGGTGTACCAGGGGGTGTACCAGGAGGAGCACCACTTGGAGTACCAGGAGGAGTTCCAGGAGGTGTTCCAGGAGGAGGTCCAGGATTACCACTTGGTGGATATTCACCAGCAGCCAAAGCGGCTAAATATG GACTAGGAgcaggaggagtaggaggacAAGCAGGACTAGGAGGGACAGGAGGACATGCAGGATTagcaggagctgctgctgccaaaGCTGCTAAATATG GAGTAGGAGGACTGGGAGGCGTAGGAGGACtgggaggagcaggaggacTGGGAGGAGCAGGAGGATTGGGAGGAGCAGGAGCATACTCGGCTGCTGCTAAAGCTGCTAAATATG GAGCGGCAGGACAGCAAGTGGCAGGAGGACTGGGAGCTGGAGGataccctgctgctgctgctgctgctgctgctgctgcagctaaaGCTGCTAAATATG gtcCAGGTGGTGCAGGGGTATATCCAGGTGGTGCTGCAGGAGGAGTTCCTGGAGGAGTCCCATTTAGACCAGGATATGGAT ctttGGCAGCGGGAGCGAAACCTCCTAAATATG GTGTCCCAGGAGCAGGCCTAGGAGGAGCAGGAGTCCCAGGGGGAGCAGGACAGGTTCCTGCTGGTGTCGGCTATGGAG CTTATGGAGCTGGTGCTGGAGTCAAACCCCCAAAATATG GAGTTCCAGGAGGAGTTGGAGGAGCAGGAGTAGGACCTGGGTTGGTACCAGGAGGAGTTGGAGCTGGACAATaccccgctgctgctgctgctgcaaaagcTGCTAAATATG GAGTTCCAGGAGGAATTGGAGCAGGGTtaggagcaggaggagcaggagtaGGACCTGGTTTGGTACCAGGAGGAGTTGGAGCTGGACAATaccccgctgctgctgctgctgctgctgctgcaaaagcTGCTAAATATG GAGTTCCAGGAGGAATTGGAGCAGGGTTAGGAGCAGGAGTAGGACCTGGTTTTGTACCAGGAGGAGTTGGAGCTGGACAataccctgctgctgctgctgctgcaaaagcTGCTAAATACG GGGttgcaggaggagctggagcagGGTTAGGaacaggaggtgcaggagtAGGACCTGGTTTTGTACCAGGAGGAGTTGGAGCTGGACAataccctgctgctgctgctgctgctgcaaaagcTGCTAAATATG GAGTTGGTGCTGGACTGGGAGGAACAGCAGGAACTGGTGGAGCTGGAGTAGTACCTGGTGCTGTACCAGGAGGGTTTGGAG GATATCCAGGCGGTGTGAAACCACCAAAATATG GTGTTACTGGAATAGGACTTGGTGTCCCAGGAGCTACACCAGGTCAGGTTGTCAGTGTTGTTCCAGATGGTTCTGCTATTGTGGTGCCAGGTGGTACAGGTGGTCCTGTAGATCTAAAACCAG GAAAGGATGTTGGTCTTGCTGGAACCCCTCGTCCAG GCG TTGCTGGTGGCATTATTCAGCCAAGTG CCGGCACAGGTGTtg GTGGAGCAGGTGTTGTTTTGCCCTCTGGTG TTGGTCCAACTGGCCAAGGTCAACCTG tTGCAACCGGAGTCCAACAACCTGGAG GTGTTGGTGTTGGCACAGCAGGCAAACCACCTAAACCTATCCTACCAG TTCCTTATGGTGCTGGTGTCGTCCCTGGAACTGGACCCGGAACGCTGCCTGGAGCAAAACCTTTGAAACCTCCAg GTGTGGGTGGAGCAGGAATCCCACTGGCAGCAGGAG GGGGATACAGTCCATATCATCATGGATATGGACAGG GTGGATTGACATATCCTGGTGCGGCTGGACTGGGAGGTGCTGGTGCCGGAGCTAAACCACCCAAACCAG GCTACGGCAGTCTTGGAGTTGGCGGTGGATTTCAGCCAG gtGCGGCTCCTGTGGTTCCCGGTTATGGAGGAGGTTACCCCCAACAGTACTACCCAG GACGCGGATTAATTCTCACCTGCCAGCAGCAAG GTGGATATGTACCAGCCCCACTGACTCCTCAACAAG cCAAAGCAGCCAAGTACGGTCCATTGCAGGGCTTCCTTGGAGGTGCAGGAGGGGTCCCCAGAG GTGGAGTCGCAGGATGCCAGGGAAAATACTGTgggaggaggaagtag
- the elna gene encoding elastin a isoform X13 codes for MANRNILLLFCGLFLIALIQPSLQGGLPPGAGIGPGGTGPGTGFFPGSTGGVPAGYKPAKAAGGYGAGARGVGTGGLVPGGVGPGGYGVGGLGAGPGGKPPKPGYGSLGVGGLGAGGLGVGGYGGYGGTGGFFPGAGQKAAKRGAGGPLLPGAGTGVVPGGTGTGAALPAGAPVLPQTGLPGGAGVGAGKKAAKLPGVGVPGLYQGGLVPGKGFGGRGVLPGVATGTGLTPKSVGQTGPGAAGRGYGGQLQPGVFHGYPLKTPKVQGAYGAKPGGGKLPYGYGGFGAGGAGLPGGKGYPVGTGVGPSGISPAQAKAAKYGLGVAGGVGGVGGVGGVGGVGGVPGAGGLYPGAGYGAGAKAAKYGLVPGGVPGGVPGGVPGGVPGGVPGGAPLGVPGGVPGGVPGGGPGLPLGGYSPAAKAAKYGLGAGGVGGQAGLGGTGGHAGLAGAAAAKAAKYGVGGLGGVGGLGGAGGLGGAGGLGGAGAYSAAAKAAKYGAAGQQVAGGLGAGGYPAAAAAAAAAAAKAAKYGPGGAGVYPGGAAGGVPGGVPFRPGYGSLAAGAKPPKYGVPGAGLGGAGVPGGAGQVPAGVGYGAYGAGAGVKPPKYGVPGGVGGAGVGPGLVPGGVGAGQYPAAAAAAKAAKYGVPGGIGAGLGAGVGPGFVPGGVGAGQYPAAAAAAKAAKYGVAGGAGAGLGTGGAGVGPGFVPGGVGAGQYPAAAAAAAKAAKYGVGAGLGGTAGTGGAGVVPGAVPGGFGGYPGGVKPPKYGVTGIGLGVPGATPGQVVSVVPDGSAIVVPGGTGGPVDLKPGKDVGLAGTPRPGPTPIATTGMAPEVPEPSVAGGIIQPSAGTGVGGAGVVLPSGVGPTGQGQPVATGVQQPGGVGVGTAGKPPKPILPVPYGAGVVPGTGPGTLPGAKPLKPPGVGGAGIPLAAGGGYSPYHHGYGQGGLTYPGAAGLGGAGAGAKPPKPGYGSLGVGGGFQPGAAPVVPGYGGGYPQQYYPGRGLILTCQQQGGYVPAPLTPQQAKAAKYGPLQGFLGGAGGVPRGGVAGCQGKYCGRRK; via the exons GTTATGGCAGTCTAGGAGTTGGTGGTCTTGGAGCTGGGGGCCTTGGAGTAG GTGGTTATGGAGGATATGGTGGCACTGGGGGCTTCTTCCCAGGGGCTGGACAGAAGGCTGCTAAAAGAG GTGCTGGAGGCCCTCTGCTACCAGGAGCAG GAACAGGAGTAGTGCCAGGAGGAACAGGAACTGGAGCCGCACTGCCTGCTGGAG ccccTGTCCTTCCTCAGACAGGCCTCCCAGGAGGTGCTGGTGTTGGAGCGGGAAAGAAAGCCGCGAAACTGCCAg GTGTTGGTGTGCCAGGACTTTACCAAGGTGGATTGGTACCAGGAAAAG GGTTTGGTGGACGTGGAGTTCTGCCAGGAGTAGCCACTGGCACTGGCCTGACTCCCAAATCAG TTGGACAGACAGGTCCAGGAGCAG CAGGTCGCGGGTATGGTGGACAGTTACAGCCAGGAGTGTTCCATGGATACCCCCTCAAAACACCCAAAGTTCAAG gTGCTTATGGAGCAAAACCTGGAGGAGGCAAACTTCCCTATG GTTATGGTGGCTTTGGAGCCGGTGGAGCTGGACTTCCAGGAGGGAAAGGATATCCTGTTGGaactg gaGTGGGGCCCAGTGGCATCTCTCCTGCTCAAGCTAAAGCTGCCAAATATG GTTTGGGTGTTGCTGGAGGAGTTGGTGGTGTGGGAGGTGTCGGAGGTGTTGGCGGTGTTGGTGGTGTTCCTGGCGCTGGTGGACTGTATCCAGGAG CAGGCTATGGGGCTGGTGCCAAGGCTGCTAAATATG GACTAGTACCAGGAGGAGTACCAGGAGGAGTACCAGGGGGTGTACCAGGAGGTGTACCAGGGGGTGTACCAGGAGGAGCACCACTTGGAGTACCAGGAGGAGTTCCAGGAGGTGTTCCAGGAGGAGGTCCAGGATTACCACTTGGTGGATATTCACCAGCAGCCAAAGCGGCTAAATATG GACTAGGAgcaggaggagtaggaggacAAGCAGGACTAGGAGGGACAGGAGGACATGCAGGATTagcaggagctgctgctgccaaaGCTGCTAAATATG GAGTAGGAGGACTGGGAGGCGTAGGAGGACtgggaggagcaggaggacTGGGAGGAGCAGGAGGATTGGGAGGAGCAGGAGCATACTCGGCTGCTGCTAAAGCTGCTAAATATG GAGCGGCAGGACAGCAAGTGGCAGGAGGACTGGGAGCTGGAGGataccctgctgctgctgctgctgctgctgctgctgcagctaaaGCTGCTAAATATG gtcCAGGTGGTGCAGGGGTATATCCAGGTGGTGCTGCAGGAGGAGTTCCTGGAGGAGTCCCATTTAGACCAGGATATGGAT ctttGGCAGCGGGAGCGAAACCTCCTAAATATG GTGTCCCAGGAGCAGGCCTAGGAGGAGCAGGAGTCCCAGGGGGAGCAGGACAGGTTCCTGCTGGTGTCGGCTATGGAG CTTATGGAGCTGGTGCTGGAGTCAAACCCCCAAAATATG GAGTTCCAGGAGGAGTTGGAGGAGCAGGAGTAGGACCTGGGTTGGTACCAGGAGGAGTTGGAGCTGGACAATaccccgctgctgctgctgctgcaaaagcTGCTAAATATG GAGTTCCAGGAGGAATTGGAGCAGGGTTAGGAGCAGGAGTAGGACCTGGTTTTGTACCAGGAGGAGTTGGAGCTGGACAataccctgctgctgctgctgctgcaaaagcTGCTAAATACG GGGttgcaggaggagctggagcagGGTTAGGaacaggaggtgcaggagtAGGACCTGGTTTTGTACCAGGAGGAGTTGGAGCTGGACAataccctgctgctgctgctgctgctgcaaaagcTGCTAAATATG GAGTTGGTGCTGGACTGGGAGGAACAGCAGGAACTGGTGGAGCTGGAGTAGTACCTGGTGCTGTACCAGGAGGGTTTGGAG GATATCCAGGCGGTGTGAAACCACCAAAATATG GTGTTACTGGAATAGGACTTGGTGTCCCAGGAGCTACACCAGGTCAGGTTGTCAGTGTTGTTCCAGATGGTTCTGCTATTGTGGTGCCAGGTGGTACAGGTGGTCCTGTAGATCTAAAACCAG GAAAGGATGTTGGTCTTGCTGGAACCCCTCGTCCAG GGCCCACGCCTATTGCCACAACTGGCATGGCCCCAGAGGTCCCAGAGCCCA GCG TTGCTGGTGGCATTATTCAGCCAAGTG CCGGCACAGGTGTtg GTGGAGCAGGTGTTGTTTTGCCCTCTGGTG TTGGTCCAACTGGCCAAGGTCAACCTG tTGCAACCGGAGTCCAACAACCTGGAG GTGTTGGTGTTGGCACAGCAGGCAAACCACCTAAACCTATCCTACCAG TTCCTTATGGTGCTGGTGTCGTCCCTGGAACTGGACCCGGAACGCTGCCTGGAGCAAAACCTTTGAAACCTCCAg GTGTGGGTGGAGCAGGAATCCCACTGGCAGCAGGAG GGGGATACAGTCCATATCATCATGGATATGGACAGG GTGGATTGACATATCCTGGTGCGGCTGGACTGGGAGGTGCTGGTGCCGGAGCTAAACCACCCAAACCAG GCTACGGCAGTCTTGGAGTTGGCGGTGGATTTCAGCCAG gtGCGGCTCCTGTGGTTCCCGGTTATGGAGGAGGTTACCCCCAACAGTACTACCCAG GACGCGGATTAATTCTCACCTGCCAGCAGCAAG GTGGATATGTACCAGCCCCACTGACTCCTCAACAAG cCAAAGCAGCCAAGTACGGTCCATTGCAGGGCTTCCTTGGAGGTGCAGGAGGGGTCCCCAGAG GTGGAGTCGCAGGATGCCAGGGAAAATACTGTgggaggaggaagtag
- the elna gene encoding elastin a isoform X12 has product MANRNILLLFCGLFLIALIQPSLQGGLPPGAGIGPGGTGPGTGFFPGSTGGVPAGYKPAKAAGGYGAGARGVGTGGLVPGGVGPGGYGVGGLGAGPGGKPPKPGYGSLGVGGLGAGGLGVGGYGGYGGTGGFFPGAGQKAAKRGAGGPLLPGAGTGVVPGGTGTGAALPAGAPVLPQTGLPGGAGVGAGKKAAKLPGVGVPGLYQGGLVPGKGFGGRGVLPGVATGTGLTPKSVGQTGPGAAGRGYGGQLQPGVFHGYPLKTPKVQGAYGAKPGGGKLPYGYGGFGAGGAGLPGGKGYPVGTGVGPSGISPAQAKAAKYGLGVAGGVGGVGGVGGVGGVGGVPGAGGLYPGAGYGAGAKAAKYGLVPGGVPGGVPGGVPGGVPGGVPGGAPLGVPGGVPGGVPGGGPGLPLGGYSPAAKAAKYGLGAGGVGGQAGLGGTGGHAGLAGAAAAKAAKYGVGGLGGVGGLGGAGGLGGAGGLGGAGAYSAAAKAAKYGPGGAGVYPGGAAGGVPGGVPFRPGYGSLAAGAKPPKYGVPGAGLGGAGVPGGAGQVPAGVGYGAYGAGAGVKPPKYGVPGGVGGAGVGPGLVPGGVGAGQYPAAAAAAKAAKYGVPGGIGAGLGAGGAGVGPGLVPGGVGAGQYPAAAAAAAAAKAAKYGVPGGIGAGLGAGVGPGFVPGGVGAGQYPAAAAAAKAAKYGVAGGAGAGLGTGGAGVGPGFVPGGVGAGQYPAAAAAAAKAAKYGVGAGLGGTAGTGGAGVVPGAVPGGFGGYPGGVKPPKYGVTGIGLGVPGATPGQVVSVVPDGSAIVVPGGTGGPVDLKPGKDVGLAGTPRPGPTPIATTGMAPEVPEPSVAGGIIQPSAGTGVGGAGVVLPSGVGPTGQGQPVATGVQQPGGVGVGTAGKPPKPILPVPYGAGVVPGTGPGTLPGAKPLKPPGVGGAGIPLAAGGGYSPYHHGYGQGGLTYPGAAGLGGAGAGAKPPKPGYGSLGVGGGFQPGAAPVVPGYGGGYPQQYYPGRGLILTCQQQGGYVPAPLTPQQAKAAKYGPLQGFLGGAGGVPRGGVAGCQGKYCGRRK; this is encoded by the exons GTTATGGCAGTCTAGGAGTTGGTGGTCTTGGAGCTGGGGGCCTTGGAGTAG GTGGTTATGGAGGATATGGTGGCACTGGGGGCTTCTTCCCAGGGGCTGGACAGAAGGCTGCTAAAAGAG GTGCTGGAGGCCCTCTGCTACCAGGAGCAG GAACAGGAGTAGTGCCAGGAGGAACAGGAACTGGAGCCGCACTGCCTGCTGGAG ccccTGTCCTTCCTCAGACAGGCCTCCCAGGAGGTGCTGGTGTTGGAGCGGGAAAGAAAGCCGCGAAACTGCCAg GTGTTGGTGTGCCAGGACTTTACCAAGGTGGATTGGTACCAGGAAAAG GGTTTGGTGGACGTGGAGTTCTGCCAGGAGTAGCCACTGGCACTGGCCTGACTCCCAAATCAG TTGGACAGACAGGTCCAGGAGCAG CAGGTCGCGGGTATGGTGGACAGTTACAGCCAGGAGTGTTCCATGGATACCCCCTCAAAACACCCAAAGTTCAAG gTGCTTATGGAGCAAAACCTGGAGGAGGCAAACTTCCCTATG GTTATGGTGGCTTTGGAGCCGGTGGAGCTGGACTTCCAGGAGGGAAAGGATATCCTGTTGGaactg gaGTGGGGCCCAGTGGCATCTCTCCTGCTCAAGCTAAAGCTGCCAAATATG GTTTGGGTGTTGCTGGAGGAGTTGGTGGTGTGGGAGGTGTCGGAGGTGTTGGCGGTGTTGGTGGTGTTCCTGGCGCTGGTGGACTGTATCCAGGAG CAGGCTATGGGGCTGGTGCCAAGGCTGCTAAATATG GACTAGTACCAGGAGGAGTACCAGGAGGAGTACCAGGGGGTGTACCAGGAGGTGTACCAGGGGGTGTACCAGGAGGAGCACCACTTGGAGTACCAGGAGGAGTTCCAGGAGGTGTTCCAGGAGGAGGTCCAGGATTACCACTTGGTGGATATTCACCAGCAGCCAAAGCGGCTAAATATG GACTAGGAgcaggaggagtaggaggacAAGCAGGACTAGGAGGGACAGGAGGACATGCAGGATTagcaggagctgctgctgccaaaGCTGCTAAATATG GAGTAGGAGGACTGGGAGGCGTAGGAGGACtgggaggagcaggaggacTGGGAGGAGCAGGAGGATTGGGAGGAGCAGGAGCATACTCGGCTGCTGCTAAAGCTGCTAAATATG gtcCAGGTGGTGCAGGGGTATATCCAGGTGGTGCTGCAGGAGGAGTTCCTGGAGGAGTCCCATTTAGACCAGGATATGGAT ctttGGCAGCGGGAGCGAAACCTCCTAAATATG GTGTCCCAGGAGCAGGCCTAGGAGGAGCAGGAGTCCCAGGGGGAGCAGGACAGGTTCCTGCTGGTGTCGGCTATGGAG CTTATGGAGCTGGTGCTGGAGTCAAACCCCCAAAATATG GAGTTCCAGGAGGAGTTGGAGGAGCAGGAGTAGGACCTGGGTTGGTACCAGGAGGAGTTGGAGCTGGACAATaccccgctgctgctgctgctgcaaaagcTGCTAAATATG GAGTTCCAGGAGGAATTGGAGCAGGGTtaggagcaggaggagcaggagtaGGACCTGGTTTGGTACCAGGAGGAGTTGGAGCTGGACAATaccccgctgctgctgctgctgctgctgctgcaaaagcTGCTAAATATG GAGTTCCAGGAGGAATTGGAGCAGGGTTAGGAGCAGGAGTAGGACCTGGTTTTGTACCAGGAGGAGTTGGAGCTGGACAataccctgctgctgctgctgctgcaaaagcTGCTAAATACG GGGttgcaggaggagctggagcagGGTTAGGaacaggaggtgcaggagtAGGACCTGGTTTTGTACCAGGAGGAGTTGGAGCTGGACAataccctgctgctgctgctgctgctgcaaaagcTGCTAAATATG GAGTTGGTGCTGGACTGGGAGGAACAGCAGGAACTGGTGGAGCTGGAGTAGTACCTGGTGCTGTACCAGGAGGGTTTGGAG GATATCCAGGCGGTGTGAAACCACCAAAATATG GTGTTACTGGAATAGGACTTGGTGTCCCAGGAGCTACACCAGGTCAGGTTGTCAGTGTTGTTCCAGATGGTTCTGCTATTGTGGTGCCAGGTGGTACAGGTGGTCCTGTAGATCTAAAACCAG GAAAGGATGTTGGTCTTGCTGGAACCCCTCGTCCAG GGCCCACGCCTATTGCCACAACTGGCATGGCCCCAGAGGTCCCAGAGCCCA GCG TTGCTGGTGGCATTATTCAGCCAAGTG CCGGCACAGGTGTtg GTGGAGCAGGTGTTGTTTTGCCCTCTGGTG TTGGTCCAACTGGCCAAGGTCAACCTG tTGCAACCGGAGTCCAACAACCTGGAG GTGTTGGTGTTGGCACAGCAGGCAAACCACCTAAACCTATCCTACCAG TTCCTTATGGTGCTGGTGTCGTCCCTGGAACTGGACCCGGAACGCTGCCTGGAGCAAAACCTTTGAAACCTCCAg GTGTGGGTGGAGCAGGAATCCCACTGGCAGCAGGAG GGGGATACAGTCCATATCATCATGGATATGGACAGG GTGGATTGACATATCCTGGTGCGGCTGGACTGGGAGGTGCTGGTGCCGGAGCTAAACCACCCAAACCAG GCTACGGCAGTCTTGGAGTTGGCGGTGGATTTCAGCCAG gtGCGGCTCCTGTGGTTCCCGGTTATGGAGGAGGTTACCCCCAACAGTACTACCCAG GACGCGGATTAATTCTCACCTGCCAGCAGCAAG GTGGATATGTACCAGCCCCACTGACTCCTCAACAAG cCAAAGCAGCCAAGTACGGTCCATTGCAGGGCTTCCTTGGAGGTGCAGGAGGGGTCCCCAGAG GTGGAGTCGCAGGATGCCAGGGAAAATACTGTgggaggaggaagtag